ACATTAGGACATTAACATTCTCCGtgatggaaaaaaatgcaactttcCATAAATCCCTCCCCATTTTATGTGATTGTATGTGTGTCTAGTATGGAGGCTGAGAATTCACACTCTGAAATCTCTTGCCCAatgtgggtcttgaaccggtCAACCTCCGGTCAACAACCCAAGGCCTAGTGGACTGGTAGTAGCGAGCTAACTCTGAGCCAACGTCTTTGCTAATATTCAATACAGATATTATCTTTGACATTAACAGCCAACTAACCTATTTTATTGTATGTTTATGATGTTTGCAAAGTTATCAGATCCATAGGTTACGTCAAATGCGTGCGCAGTAGCACGTGTGCCCTCTGTGTTGTTGTTACTGAAGTATTACCTGCAGTCATGCACGCCAGATGCGTAATGATCGTATCGGAGGAAATGACATTCAGGTCGTActcgagcacacacacacagttacacacacatggAAGCAGCTGTTGATTATGTTGGGATGTGTACAAATAATGCTGGTTATGACATAGGACCAGTTTGattttttaagaaaacagaTCAGTTCAGACTTTCTTTAGGAACCTGATATCTCAGGTGTAGTGGTAACTGTAACTTCCAGTCTATTACTGTGCTAAAGACCTTGATGTTTAATAGAACAAGATCAAACATTACTGCAGTACGTCAAATCTGTTCTTTGCGTGTGTCTTAGAATGTTGTCTGCTGCCCTATTGGTCTGCCACCCTTACAAGCTTCCTGTCCAGACAGGAAACCCAttctttggtgtgtgtttgtcagtctgagtgtgtatgtgtgcgtgcatttTTGTAAGTGTTTGCGAGGAGAGAGACAACAGACAACGTCATGGTATCTTACAATAACTGTCTGAGGAATGTAACCCACTTCCTTTTGCGCGAGACCTCAGCTCCTGTCTGGTGCATGATGGGGCCTACAGTATTCTGTTAACCAGTGTCTTTGTGGGAACCTTCAAGTTACTAAatcttataaataataaatatcttGTCTTTGAGCAGCAGCTCAGATCAGATGGGTTAgtgtttatgaaaaaaacatgttgaaataaAATCACCAGTTATTGAAGAATGTCTGCAGCTGCTGTAAAGTCATGGGTCTGTCTTCAGTTATCAACTTACCTACCTCGATTGTCAGGACTTGCCCCTAGCTATTTCTGTTAGTTCTATCATTTATTATACACTAGCTGCATGAAGGCTCTAGAGAAGAAATTTTAGTATGTCTGATCAGAAATTTCTAAAACCACTTATCCTTTGCAGGATTGCAGATATCTCCTTGCAGAATGTTCCAAGGTCTGGATTTGAATCAAGTGCTCAACAATATTTTTCCTATAACTGCAAATATTCAGCCAGGTTGCATCACACTTGATGTTACAATACTGAAATGACATTCTTTCCAATTTTATAGAACAAGACAAATAATCATTTAATAGGATGTAATGGGAAAGTAAAGTATGATAAGTTGCAAAACAAATTTATCCCATTTGAGAGCAAGAATTTGTACctataaactaaaaaaaacagactttgaTGTGCTTAATACTATAAAAGAATCTGGTCAGAAAGTATTTCACCTTTTGGAGCGTACAAAATTATGTCTAAAAAGGAATCTACACTTGCAAATAATattcagcaattttttttatttatttgttatttacatGTACAGCATCAATATTTATACTACACAACAAACCGGAGGCCAGATAGTAAGGGAGAATTCAGGCAAACATTTTTGCAAAGAGCATCCAGCAAACAACAAAGAACAGCagaactgtacacacacactcactcattcTCATACAATATAATGCATCTACAGCTGTAAACAACCAGGTACTGTACAAAAAATGTGGATCATAATGAAGCTCTTGAAACAGAaccatttggtctcacattgcatgaaaaagaaatgaagctTTGCGCTGATGGAGATAAGAGGCCTccttttgaaaaaatgtttttttaaagctagTAGTCTGTACTGTCCTTCAAAGACCTGCGGCCACAGCATCACATCACTGTCATTAAAGTCCAAAGCCTGAGTTCATGTCCATGATGAGTCGAAACTGTGCAGGATTCATAGTCTGAGCTACGGCAAGCCTTCTATCACAACCTGCATCGTACATTATAGTGCTGGTGATGGGCCCATACATTGATGGAGTCGTACAGTAGGTCCTTTTTGGTGTGAGTTGATGATGAATCAGTTAGAACCAAACTGACGTCTTTGCTTTGGTCTGATCAAGAGCTGCAAGGAAGAAAGAAATGATGTGAAATTATTATTGTGCAATGTGTGAGAATATACATAAAGTTTATCAAGTGCATTTATTCTGTTGATCTTGTTTTGTGGTATCTACCTGAGTCATATACCTCCAAGGATCCATGGAGGGCTGAGGGGGTCCATGTGACAGAGGTAGTCGTGGCAGGACTGCTGGTGGGGGTGTCCATCTCAGTCTTCACCACCTCGCTGTGTGGAGAACTCCCTGTGTCGGCTGTTGGCTGGCTGTGGGTCCTGATAGTGGGCCGCAGCAGAGGATTAAACCTAGCATCCAACGCTGGGCTGTGCGTCGGGTAGGAGTGAAGCATCGAGTGATGGTGCCGACCGTGGATGTGGGGGTGAGAATGGTAGATGTTGTGGACATTGGGGTAGCCACTTGTGCTCTGTGGGTTCAGGCTATAGGTCCAGTTATCCGAGAAGGTGGCTGGAGGAGGGAGATTTCCCTTTGAGAGCATGTGGTCGGCCCACAGACCTCCATCTGGATGGCTGAATGAAACTGGGCTTGAAGAAAAGTCTGGATGgactgaaacagacacagagggGAGGCAAGAACTGGTCTGGGCTGGATAGGTGCTGCTCCACGCCGAGCTGCTCTGACCCTCAGAGAGAGACCCACCATCTGAAACCAACGCATCATTCAGATTTTTAGCTTCATCAACACTTCCACAGAAACAACTCTAGCGCTCACCTTGATGCTCACCTTTCCACGAGCCGGCGGGGGCTGAGGCCAATGATTGAGTCACTCTTATTGGTTTGATCTCACTGTTGAAGGTGCTGGACTGACTGAGCGCTCGGGAGAAGTGCTCGTCTACAACATCACTGATATCACCTTGGAAATAGGTGAACAAAACACACCGGGAGCTCAAGTACTCTGCTTCTGCTGGTTGAGCATCCTTCAGTTCCGATTCAAACGTTGATGGCCGTCCCGATTCGGTTCCTGGAGCTACAGGACCCTGGCCGTGAACATGATCCCTGGAAAGCATGCCTCTAACTCCgacttgctgctgctgctcctgcattTTATGGCACACATTCAGCCTTCTCTGCAAGAAGAGACAGGACACAACCAGGAATTCattacacttttattttcattttattaaagcTGCGTCggatggggattttttttattaatcaatcaatcaagttttattcatatagcgcttaatcatggcaacagacatttcaaagcgctttaacagacagagaaacccaactgaaccctcaagagcaagcataagcgacagtggtggggaaaaactccctcgatgaggaagaaactccgggcaggacccaggctcttttgggcggccatccgcctcgaccggttgggtggaaaagaaatcaaaggaagataagaacaaggaaagagaaagagagacacagagagtggcagataggccagatagagacagtgtcaatatgcTTAaagttatgtttcccattgctaaagtcaaggcacaattacagctgtgtggatgactgtatggcggcacggaggaagaaaggaagcaggcgTATTatgtggatgttgttgctgcTAACACTTATCAGAAAGAAATATTCAGTTTCTCTGCGATTATTTTCTCTGATCACGcttagtgtttgtgtgagaaTAGTGGTGTTCTGCATATACTGCATTCAAAAATCTCTTTACCCCTGATCCACATTCCTGAGTGACGGTCTGACTGTCATTACATCACCATTTGACCGCAGGATTAATAGTTCCGTGTCATTACGCCTGACCTACGTTGAATAACGAGAGTAAAGAATGGAATTTAATCATTCAAAACTGAATCTGGAGTCAAGAGGCTTTTTGTCAGTTTGATTGTGGTGCCCGGCCAGCCTCAAAAGTCcgacacattaaaaaaaatttttttttgggaaaaaacaTCTATAAATGAAGTAACATGGTAACTTTGAGATATTGCTGCTGTAGTAAAATACATCGGTCAGATCACATTATTCATCTTTTGATATTTCTGTTATTTTCGCACTTGTTATAACAAATTATTGTTTATAAAGTTAAATGCCTTTTACGATCTGAAAACACAGAGATCTATATcctatatatctatatactaTATCCTCtactgaaattaaaataaaatacaataaaaaaaacttcagtctaccaaaaaaaaacaacgcacGGTTGCTGCCTCACCTGTTGCTGCTGGTTATGGTGGTTGAAGTAGGTGGCTTTGTACGCCGCTGTGGGGAGGTAGTGCGCTCCATAGCTTTGGTGGTACATCACATCCAGGCAGCTCATAGCGACAGACCGGAGCGGCTAATGACACAGTCGGAGGAGAGAAACGCGCACGACAGAAGGCGAGGGCGACCCACCGCTCCTGATCCCGAGACTTCAGACGGGCTGTATCCTCCGAGTCATCGGCTCCTCCATATATGGCCAAACGCGCACAATGGCCATGTCGTTCCAGTTTGCATACACACAATGCGTCTCCCGCTGTTCGCTCCACCACCACAAAATGGGACAAAACTGTTTGAGACAAACGCACTGTATCttgtaaaagaagaagaagaaaaaaacttccCTGACAAGTTTGCACACCGCTTCTGATTGGGTGAGTATTGAGTAGCCTATTACTGGAGAGGAGTTATATTTAGAGAGGGTTGGGGCCATTTGCGCACGCCTACTGGGGAAGGGCCTGTAAGTTGCAGAAAAGTTTAGCAAGCTATTAAGACTCCAGCCACGGGTCTAAGGTTGTATCCCCGTGGCTGGAACTCATTCATTAAAACGAACTTAAGATACTGTAGCTCTTATTTGGACTTTATAGACGACATACCACACCAGGACTGCGTGTCAAAGGGCAGAGACTTTGGGAACGCAGAACAGAAGATTTGGACCAGCAGACATTCTTTCACGcgtattattactattattattattattattattattattattattattattattattagttattttattttccgAATAGGTTGTTTCAAGTATTCATATGAGTGTCCAGTTGCTTTGGCCATAAAGTTTATAGCCCTGAATGTTTCCTTTCAGACAGtttcttcagtgacttttttctgtctgaacTACAGTACAAGGTCATGAAATATTGGAATCAGTAtttgaagaatttaaaaaaagtcccCACCAGGacttttgttaaaaaaagaaaattaaccatgTTGACCATTAAAAGTAGTTCTCCAATTTACACGCTGATCATGAGATATGGTACTTATTCGTATCTACTGTACAGAGACAGAATGTGATCAGGAGGCCTAAGGTTCAGTATCTTGTTTGTATGGAAAGGGATTGTTGACCTTGTTTTGTGAATAACTGCTCTGGAACCACATACAGTTTAAataatgcagtcagagactgcaacatcctgcgacaaccctgaattcaaaattttaccctgacctactgtcataagTCAGGGTAATTTAATAAAAggcccatgatccaacatgtaactggtgcattctatttgtcatgaggtttcagagatgtgtacctaaaaaggtataaaagtgaaaatgtgaccttgacctagtttttcaaggtcaagtgtgtgatctaattttcatccattgcctccctgaatataacgccttttgtttcgtctttctatcttatccggtttctgAAATATGTGCAAAATAGGTCATGATAGAACCAAggcaatcacagactgcaacatcccgcaacacccctgaattcaaaattttaccctgacctacttgcataggtcaaagatcaaagctagtggtctgacccactttcatagatcaaagcactagcttggATCTaatcacactggccttctccctcgtctttcaaTCTTATTTCTGAGTGTAcataagttgaaatttgaccttgacctagttttctcaaggtcaacgtcatcatctcattttcatcccctttgctgcctgagtaatgtgctttttgtttcatctttttatccacaacggttgtgaagatatttggttgacaaatggacagacagacggacggacacatgaacactgacaattacaatacatcacagcttcGCGGAATGTAATGAAGCATGAACAATGTCATCATATTTGAGCAAGTTCCATCACTTAGGATCCAATTTTGGTGTGAATTCTGTAGACAAAAACATCAATTCATTTAAAACACCGACCTTTTGTTGAATGTaagtaaacacatttttgttcaaATGGGTATAGAATATTATATTTGTTTCAAGCTGATTTCAGggatcagagagagagaagaggggtTGTTCCAGGTCAATtagaacattattttttatatctatATTTACTTCCAGTCTGTCTGAAAACTGTTCATCTCATCTACTGTACTTCTGGTTGCTGAGGGGCCAGGGAAGTACAGGACTTCCTTTACTTTGGTGCGATTTGGTTATGTGACATGCTCAGTGTTACTAGAGTGAAAGTAAATGGGATGACAGGGCATTTCATCAGAGTGATGTGTGTGGACACCAGCTGCTCTTGTGTCTGGTTTTCTGGGTGAATTCTGAACTCTGTGGCAACAATCAGCTGAAACCTGTTGTGTTCATGGTGTGATGGGACATGTTCCACCCATTTCCATCTTTTGTCATGTAAGAAAGTCTACTTTTTGTCAACTAAAACACCATGCTAGTTTGTCAGCTGTGACCTTTCAAGTTAACATTTTATCTACAAAACATTTCTGACTTTACAAGACAATTTACACTGTTATAGACCTAGTGAAAAAACagtagaaaaaataattatatttgtattatGGGAAAATGTTGTGAAACAACcaataaactaataaaaaacaacaacgaaaaATAGCCAATTAGCCAAccagcaaacaaacatgtatcAAGACAACTGTTGTACTTGGCAGCTATATGCTATTGATTGCCTTTTATGCTTGAGCCCAAACAGacagtatgatttttttttggtcataaaCAGGCTGAAGATACTGTCCTCAAACTCTTAATCCAAATCTTGACAGACTGTCATGTCTGGTTTATCCATTTGTCACTAATGACTGAAGCAGTTGTATGGAAACTAGTCCAAAATACTGGACTTCATCTGCAGCGAAGAGGGAGGCCAGTTGATCAAAGTctatagattttatttattaactttataaataatacatatttatacacatataaatacacattaatGTTGGGGAAGGAAAGAGAAGGAGTTTTCCAGGGAGTGGTGGTTATGTTTAAGGTTAGATCCAGAGAAGTGAGGGTCTGTGGAAGTAGGATTTATTTCAGGGGTATCTGTATCCTCTTTTTGAGGTTGAAGACAAGCTCCAGATGCTGCTCAACTTCTGCTTTTTAACTATGAGCTCCTCAAAACAAAAACGTGGCATGTTTAATTATGACCTCCTAACACTGTCGGTTGTTTCAGGGAGGTTCTTTGCCTCCCCGAGTGGTCTTATCTAAAGAACATTTAGGAATTCAATTGGGTTTTAACAGAATAGATATTGATTGCCATGTTTTTCCTTATTGTAATAAGCACAAAGACTTTTATGCTTGTTTTTGTCTAATTTTGATTTGTGGTGGGAACTGTGTTCATGTGAGAGACAAGGTTTTAATAGAGTTTGTGAGGAAAAGCAGGTGTTCACTGGTACTTTTTTCATCCCGTAATGGAACTTAAGGGTAAGTGTCTGAAGAGAATACTATTTGAGATTATCTGATAATGGGTATCTGCTGTTTTATTTGCAATGGCAACAACATTCAGCACCAGCTTTTTTATTCTGATCCTTAGACCTCCTCTGAAATAAGTTGCAGGAGCTCACCTGTAATTCAGCATTCTCCTGCTTCAAACGTTGATGTTCCAGGATGCTCTAATCCCTCTCAGAAGCAGTTTTGCATAACATCAAATTATTGTTCCTCCTAGAACTTCCCTGCCTGCTGTGAGTTCCATTCTGCAGAACTCAGCTTTCATTCTCTTTGCTGTCATGCAGAGCTGTCTGTAAAACATCTGTTTATACATttagctagatagacagatatactttattgatctcaaACTCGGAAATTTGTAGtttcttaatgtttttttttaaatttcttataCTTTCATTGAGTGGACAAATCAAATTTTCATACAGCGTTTTTGGTCTTGTAATGTCAGTGTAATGTCTTAGTTCTTGTGCATAGTTTTaacatcccgcaaagcggtgatgtattgtacttgtcagtgtttgtgtgttcttccgtctgtccaccaaatatcttcagaaagatgaaagaaaaagcacattacttgggcggcaaaggggatgaaaatgagatgatgaccttgaccttgagaacactaggtcaaggtcaaatttaaacttttgtacaattatttgcacatatctcaggaaccggataagacagaaagacgaaacaaaaggcgttatattcaagGATGCAAGGGGATCAAAATTAGATTGAaaacttgaccttgaaaaactatgtgatgtcaaattttcacttttatacatttttaatgccCAGAACAATATTGTATGTTGTCCTGAGTCTGTGTGCTCCAGTATACTTCTAGCAGTAGTCAACTTAATAATGTGAAATTAAAAGCCAGATactcaatagtacaatatagaattcatttctgcgaccattatgaaagtgggttaaggtaaaattttgaattcaggggtgaattcaggggtgtctcgggatgtagtctctgactgccttgttatttgTTTAGATTGTTTTGAGCATGCTCTGCTTTATTTGCAAAATATTTTGGCTAACACTGAATTCTATCTTAGAAGTGTTATTGGTCTACACAACGCCAGTCTCTCATTTGTTTTCCAATAATTAAACCTTAAAAAATCTCATGTTTTAGTAGTATATACCTCATACAGTTTTATGTTTAGTATGAATGGGACACCCTTTTTTCCGGTCAAAAACCAAAGGAGCTGCATCTGTCTTGTCTGCTACCTATCTTGGTGAGGGCACTcttgaaaaagaaatttttaattttaattaggctattttcctggttaaataaacgtcaaataagaataataaattatatgaaCGTATAATATAATAAAGCATAATATCAGACATGCTGGGTGCTATGTCATTTCAGGGTGATTTCTTATTACTGTTACTGTTGATGATCAATTTCATATCTGTGTGAAGCGCCCTGACCGACAGAGTTGAGCTGTTTGCTCCCACCTGTTGGTGAAGCTCTGACATGACACTTTGCTCTACACAACCTCTGCAGTTAAGACAGATAGtgtaatttctatttttagtgATCAGGTTACAAAAGGACTCGGACAAGTGTCTGTCACACAATTACATTATAATAAAGCAATGTAACAGTACTaacaattttaaattatgtttttgcCCCACAATGAACAATGCAATATATAGTTtgtctgaaatagttaaaaataaaaataaaaatcacaacgAATTGAATTCATGAGGGCATTTTATTGGGAAAACTGTTAAATATGTGGCGAATTGCATTTGGTAGTAACTATTCAAGATTACAGTTCAGTTAAGAGTATGTGGACATTTTCCAAACATCTTTGAGTCAGCAGAGATGCATATTTCTAAAGACACAAGAACCCTTTACAATGGTCAAACCAGTTACAAGGAGACATCAGGATATTGTGCAACCAATTTTATTCACCAaaaattttaacacaaaagGAGACATTTTCCTAACACTAACCTGGAACGTTTTTGTGCTAAATTAATAAGTTCACAGCATGAAAAGAACACCCAAAGGACCATAAAGCATCAACATTTCTACAAGGAAAGTAGTCTGGAAGTAAGAACATACCCCTGGTTTGCCATGAAATTAGATTGGAGAGTCTgccaaggaaaaaaacatttcactttttaCAACATTGCAATAAAATTTAGCATTCTTATCCATTATGTAAAAAGTGCTTGATGGATTGCAATGGAAATTTTACAGAAAACTTAAGTTGATTTGGAACTGGTTATTTTGGGCATTAGCTGCTCAGTCTGTTAAGACTTcttgtcaggatttgcagttgctctttctctctccatctcctcagtCAAACCTGGTTCCCAAACCTGGTgtcattcttcttctcttcttctcttctgtcAACTCTCACAGTGCTTGGTGCCAAGTTTTAACTTCACGCCAAGTTACATCTTGGCATGGATTTACTAAATAAAGACGTTTTGAATGTGATAGGAATCAGAATATTTTAATGGtggtgagaaaacaaaacaaaaaaaaaacatttccaatgACAACTGAACTGCTTTCATATGTGGTCAAATACATTTTACGTGACTTTTTGTAGGTAACTTTTTGCACTGAGCGTTGTTATCTTAATTTTATTAGATATTTTGAATGCACTTCAATGAATGTTTGTGGAAAGGTGGACTCTGAAGAGAAAAGCATATGATTAGAAATTGAGGATTACCTGAAAAATGATATGGATCCAGGATTATTAATAAAAGTACAATGGTACTTTCCAAATACTTTGGTGAGACACCAGGAAGATTTATAATGCATGTCCTGTACCTGTTCTCCAAGCAAGTTACCAGGTCTGATGGGACCCCAGGGTCTACAGCAAATGAATAAGATCCTCACCATTTCCACTCATGTTTCATTCACTTTGATTTCAGAGAGGCAGTGAATTATTCATTTACAAGCTGATGATGCAATTTGCCTAGATGGAAGTGGGGCAGCCTTCAGAGGGAAAAAGACGGCAGGAATTTCAAAATCTTTTGGAAGAGCTTTGACAGTATTTCAATAAACATCGCCAGATAATAAGAGCATAAATCTGACAGAGAAATTCTGACTGTAAAatattagtttttaaaaaaggagcTGCAAGTGAGAAAAACAGTTGATTGCTGATGACCCAGAAgtttttgattcttttaaa
This window of the Antennarius striatus isolate MH-2024 chromosome 12, ASM4005453v1, whole genome shotgun sequence genome carries:
- the vgll3 gene encoding transcription cofactor vestigial-like protein 3; translated protein: MSCLDVMYHQSYGAHYLPTAAYKATYFNHHNQQQQRRLNVCHKMQEQQQQVGVRGMLSRDHVHGQGPVAPGTESGRPSTFESELKDAQPAEAEYLSSRCVLFTYFQGDISDVVDEHFSRALSQSSTFNSEIKPIRVTQSLASAPAGSWKDGGSLSEGQSSSAWSSTYPAQTSSCLPSVSVSVHPDFSSSPVSFSHPDGGLWADHMLSKGNLPPPATFSDNWTYSLNPQSTSGYPNVHNIYHSHPHIHGRHHHSMLHSYPTHSPALDARFNPLLRPTIRTHSQPTADTGSSPHSEVVKTEMDTPTSSPATTTSVTWTPSALHGSLEVYDSALDQTKAKTSVWF